One region of Candidatus Melainabacteria bacterium RIFOXYA2_FULL_32_9 genomic DNA includes:
- a CDS encoding 30S ribosomal protein S6: MRKYELICIIKTNLDMEGIEQVTQNISDNIVNMGGQILNVDKIGRKKLGYEIDKLRDGFFVVFNIELPENKVADLKRYLKLNEDVIRELTTVQEKVKVAS, from the coding sequence TTGAGAAAGTACGAATTAATATGTATTATTAAAACAAACCTTGATATGGAAGGTATAGAGCAAGTTACCCAGAATATTAGCGATAATATCGTAAATATGGGTGGTCAGATATTAAATGTTGACAAGATCGGTCGTAAAAAATTAGGTTATGAAATTGACAAATTAAGAGACGGTTTTTTTGTGGTATTTAATATTGAATTACCTGAAAATAAAGTGGCTGATTTGAAAAGATACCTTAAACTGAACGAAGATGTAATTAGAGAACTAACAACGGTTCAGGAAAAAGTAAAGGTTGCTAGCTAA